One genomic region from Pseudoduganella lutea encodes:
- a CDS encoding Hsp70 family protein, which produces MATACGVDFGTSNSTVGWVEPGRPVMLPLEDGKVTLPSVVFFNADDDAVTFGRAALADYLAGYEGRLMRSLKSLLGTPLMDGQTEVAGRALSFRALLGQFIGELKRRGESAAGRRFDAVVLGRPVHFVDDDAVADRLAEDTLADIARGAGFRDLAFQFEPIAAAFDYESQIDREELVLIADIGGGTSDFSLVRLGPSRAGKVDRRDDILANAGVHIGGTDFDKYLSLAAVMPQLGHGSELKNGSAVPSSYYFNLATWHTINQAYTKKMASQLGELVRDAREPQKLQRLQNLIEDRAGHWLAMRVEETKIALSGQPSVRLDLDRLSPPLLLDVERQCFVAAIDALVGTVGATVDRLLTDAGVRPEQVDTVFFTGGSSGVAALRERIAAAVPTARQVEGDLFGSIGAGLALDAVRKFG; this is translated from the coding sequence ATGGCAACAGCGTGCGGTGTCGACTTCGGCACGTCCAATTCCACGGTCGGGTGGGTCGAACCGGGCCGGCCGGTGATGTTGCCGCTCGAAGACGGCAAGGTCACTTTGCCGTCGGTCGTGTTTTTCAACGCCGACGATGACGCGGTGACGTTCGGGCGCGCGGCGCTGGCGGATTACCTGGCCGGCTATGAAGGCCGCCTGATGCGCTCGCTGAAGAGCCTGCTGGGTACGCCGCTGATGGACGGGCAGACCGAAGTGGCTGGTCGTGCATTGTCGTTCCGCGCATTGCTGGGCCAGTTCATTGGCGAACTCAAGCGCCGGGGCGAAAGCGCGGCGGGCCGCCGCTTCGACGCCGTCGTGCTGGGCCGGCCCGTGCATTTCGTCGATGACGATGCGGTTGCCGACCGTCTGGCCGAAGACACGCTGGCCGACATCGCCAGGGGCGCCGGCTTCCGCGACCTGGCGTTCCAGTTCGAACCCATTGCCGCCGCGTTCGACTACGAATCGCAGATTGACCGCGAAGAACTGGTGCTGATTGCCGACATCGGCGGCGGCACGTCCGATTTCTCGCTGGTGCGGCTGGGCCCGTCCCGGGCCGGCAAGGTCGACCGGCGCGACGACATCCTGGCCAACGCCGGCGTGCATATCGGCGGGACCGATTTCGACAAATACCTCAGCCTTGCCGCCGTGATGCCGCAACTGGGGCATGGCAGCGAGCTGAAGAACGGCAGTGCCGTGCCGTCCAGCTATTACTTCAACCTGGCGACATGGCACACGATTAACCAGGCCTATACGAAGAAGATGGCGTCCCAGCTGGGCGAACTGGTACGGGATGCGCGCGAGCCGCAAAAATTGCAGCGGCTGCAGAACCTGATCGAGGACCGCGCAGGCCACTGGCTCGCCATGCGCGTCGAGGAAACCAAGATCGCGCTGTCGGGTCAACCATCGGTCCGGCTCGACCTGGACCGCCTGTCGCCGCCGCTGCTGCTGGACGTCGAGCGGCAGTGTTTCGTCGCCGCGATCGACGCGCTGGTCGGCACGGTCGGCGCCACGGTCGACCGGCTGCTGACCGATGCCGGCGTGCGGCCGGAGCAAGTCGACACTGTCTTCTTTACCGGCGGTTCTTCCGGCGTCGCGGCACTGCGCGAGCGGATCGCCGCGGCCGTCCCGACCGCGCGCCAGGTGGAAGGCGACCTGTTCGGCAGCATTGGCGCCGGCCTCGCGCTGGACGCCGTCCGCAAATTTGGCTAA
- a CDS encoding 3'-5' exonuclease, whose protein sequence is MLTKPIVMLDFETTGLSPDMGDRITEVAALRIADGVIVERYVSLVNCGARIPAFITSLTGITQQMVDTAPPAHEVVPRLLEFIGADALAAHNASFDEKFLRAESMRLGMAPMHGGTVCSLKLSRRVYPQLYSYKLGNLGNQLGIPFRGTAHRAEADAEVAAEVLLHIGRHLASNYGIAAVEPALLMSVNRLAAAKVPDFLRKQSAAAA, encoded by the coding sequence ATGTTGACCAAACCGATCGTGATGCTGGACTTCGAGACCACCGGTCTGTCACCCGACATGGGCGACCGCATCACCGAAGTGGCCGCGCTGCGCATTGCCGATGGGGTCATTGTCGAGCGCTATGTTTCCCTGGTCAATTGCGGTGCCCGCATTCCCGCATTCATCACGAGCCTCACCGGCATCACGCAACAGATGGTGGACACGGCGCCGCCGGCGCACGAAGTGGTGCCGCGCCTGCTCGAATTTATCGGTGCCGACGCCTTGGCGGCCCACAACGCCAGCTTCGACGAAAAATTCCTGCGCGCGGAAAGTATGCGCCTCGGCATGGCGCCCATGCATGGCGGCACCGTGTGCTCGCTGAAACTGTCGCGGCGCGTGTATCCACAGCTGTACAGCTACAAGCTGGGCAATCTTGGCAACCAGCTCGGTATACCGTTCCGCGGCACCGCCCACCGGGCCGAGGCCGATGCCGAAGTCGCTGCGGAAGTGCTGTTGCACATCGGGCGCCACCTCGCGTCAAACTATGGCATCGCCGCCGTCGAGCCGGCGCTGCTGATGTCGGTCAACAGGCTGGCCGCGGCAAAGGTTCCCGACTTCCTGCGCAAGCAATCCGCAGCAGCAGCCTGA
- a CDS encoding SEL1-like repeat protein, producing the protein MNNRYSNKDVNVYAWFREASEKGDAYAQFNLALMYKRGRGVNRNDDAAFIWMRLSALQGIAFAQNHLGAMYYNGTGTKPDDTEAIFWFRMAARQGDASAQQNLGLMYRKGRGVPRSDATALTWFCRAAEQGVASAQALLGEAYAQGLGTKRNFQLALAWFRKAALQGDATAQLNLGLMYRRGHGVLQSDTQAVAWYRQAAAQGMAAAQRHLGVAYAEGRGVAVDLERACSWLRRAAEQGDTDAQFNLGVMLSNGYGTRKDDVLAFDWYRRAATAGHMLAQYNLGGMYAQGRGVARDPAEALVWYRRAADQGAANAQFNVGVIYANGRGVPKDDARAVAWYRNAAEQGDASAQNNLGVMYANGHGVPRNDAEAVRWYRKAAEQGHPLAQYNLGGMYAGGRGVERDPVLSYMWISLAAEAGDETACNNRKLIERKLTREEIGSAELMTRRWRDAHRA; encoded by the coding sequence ATGAACAACCGTTACTCGAACAAGGATGTCAACGTGTACGCGTGGTTTCGCGAAGCCTCCGAAAAAGGCGACGCGTATGCGCAATTCAATCTGGCGCTGATGTACAAGCGGGGAAGGGGCGTGAATCGCAATGACGACGCGGCGTTCATCTGGATGCGGCTGTCGGCTTTGCAGGGCATCGCCTTCGCGCAGAATCACCTGGGGGCGATGTACTACAACGGCACCGGCACGAAGCCGGACGATACCGAGGCCATCTTCTGGTTCCGCATGGCTGCGCGGCAGGGTGACGCGTCGGCGCAGCAGAATCTCGGGCTGATGTACCGGAAGGGGCGTGGCGTGCCCCGCAGCGATGCCACGGCGCTCACGTGGTTCTGCCGGGCCGCGGAACAGGGCGTCGCCAGCGCCCAGGCGCTGCTCGGCGAAGCCTATGCGCAAGGGCTTGGCACGAAGCGCAATTTCCAGCTCGCGCTGGCCTGGTTCCGCAAGGCCGCGCTGCAAGGCGACGCCACCGCGCAACTGAATCTTGGCCTGATGTACCGGCGCGGCCATGGGGTGCTGCAAAGCGACACCCAGGCAGTCGCCTGGTATCGCCAGGCCGCCGCGCAAGGCATGGCCGCCGCGCAGCGGCACCTCGGCGTCGCCTATGCGGAAGGCCGGGGCGTGGCGGTCGACCTGGAGCGCGCCTGTTCCTGGCTGCGCCGCGCCGCCGAACAGGGCGACACGGATGCCCAGTTCAACCTGGGCGTGATGCTGTCGAACGGCTACGGCACCCGCAAGGATGACGTGCTCGCATTCGACTGGTACCGCCGCGCCGCCACGGCCGGCCACATGCTGGCGCAATACAACCTGGGCGGCATGTACGCGCAGGGCCGCGGCGTGGCGCGCGATCCGGCCGAGGCGCTGGTCTGGTACCGCCGGGCTGCCGACCAGGGGGCCGCCAATGCGCAGTTCAATGTCGGCGTCATCTATGCGAACGGCCGCGGCGTACCCAAGGACGATGCCCGTGCCGTTGCCTGGTACCGTAATGCGGCCGAGCAGGGCGATGCCAGCGCGCAGAACAACCTCGGGGTCATGTATGCCAACGGGCACGGTGTGCCGCGCAACGATGCCGAAGCGGTGCGCTGGTACCGCAAGGCGGCCGAACAGGGGCATCCGCTGGCCCAGTACAACCTGGGCGGCATGTATGCGGGCGGGCGTGGCGTCGAACGCGATCCGGTGCTGTCGTACATGTGGATTTCGCTGGCCGCCGAAGCCGGCGATGAAACGGCCTGCAATAACCGCAAGCTGATCGAGCGCAAGCTGACGCGCGAAGAGATCGGTTCAGCCGAACTGATGACGCGCCGCTGGCGCGACGCCCACCGCGCCTGA
- a CDS encoding prolyl oligopeptidase family serine peptidase: MHLQRATLAAIVSALLAGTTGQVLAQTCPPRIDQQQALTYPVTKKVDQRDNYHGTSIADPYRWLEDANSAETKAWVDEQNRLTQGFLGQIPERAAIRQRLTQLWNFERYSVPFKEGGRYFYSRNDGLQNQAVLYTLKTLDEAPRVLLDPNKLAADGTVALSGIAVSPQGKYLAYSTAASGSDWNEIRVRDIDTGKDTVDHIKWVKFSNTAWAHDGSGFYYSRYDEPAEGAKLAGVNYFQKLYFHKLGTPQERDVLVYERTDQKEWGFQAEVTDDGRYLVINATQGTDPKNRVFIKDLKQKGGKVTGLLEAFDASYSFIDNDGALFYFVTDKDAPKSRIAAIDVRTGQWTDIVPEGKQTLKGANIVNGQLVAEYLADAYSAVKVFDLQGKPLHDVALPGIGSAGGFAGKREDTETFYAYTSFTTPSTIYRYDLKSGKSIVYRQPKVDFDPDAYETRQEFFTSKDGTRVPMFIVAKKGLKRDGSNPTYLYGYGGFNVPLTPAFSVANLAWVEMGGVYVMANLRGGGEYGEQWHQAGTKLRKQNVFDDFIGAAEWLVANKITSPAKLAIGGGSNGGLLVGAAMTQRPDLFGAALPAVGVMDMLRFHKFTIGWAWTSDYGSSDNPEEFKALVKYSPLHNLKAGTCYPATMVTTADHDDRVVPAHSFKFAAAAQAAQGGPAPMLIRIETKAGHGAGKPTSKQIEEVADRWGFLSRTLGMKAAPATAATAAAAQGTTR, encoded by the coding sequence ATGCACCTGCAACGCGCTACCCTCGCTGCCATCGTTTCCGCACTGCTGGCCGGTACCACCGGCCAGGTACTGGCCCAGACCTGCCCACCCCGCATCGACCAGCAACAGGCGCTGACCTACCCCGTCACGAAGAAGGTCGACCAGCGCGACAACTACCATGGCACCTCGATTGCCGATCCTTATCGCTGGCTGGAAGATGCCAACAGCGCTGAAACGAAAGCCTGGGTCGACGAACAGAACCGCCTCACGCAAGGCTTCCTCGGCCAGATTCCCGAGCGCGCGGCGATCCGCCAGCGCCTGACCCAGCTGTGGAACTTCGAGCGCTACTCGGTGCCTTTCAAGGAGGGCGGGCGCTATTTCTACAGCCGCAACGACGGCCTTCAGAACCAGGCCGTGCTGTACACCCTTAAAACGCTGGACGAGGCGCCGCGCGTGCTGCTCGATCCCAACAAGCTCGCCGCGGACGGCACGGTGGCCTTGTCCGGCATTGCCGTCAGCCCGCAAGGCAAGTACCTGGCCTACAGCACGGCGGCGTCGGGCTCCGACTGGAACGAGATCCGCGTGCGCGATATCGACACGGGCAAGGACACGGTGGACCACATCAAGTGGGTGAAGTTCTCCAACACGGCTTGGGCGCACGACGGTTCCGGCTTCTACTACAGCCGCTACGATGAACCGGCCGAGGGCGCGAAACTGGCCGGCGTGAACTATTTCCAGAAACTCTATTTCCACAAGCTGGGCACTCCGCAAGAGCGCGACGTTCTCGTCTACGAGCGCACCGACCAGAAGGAGTGGGGCTTCCAGGCCGAAGTCACGGACGATGGCCGCTACCTCGTCATCAACGCCACCCAGGGCACCGATCCAAAGAACCGCGTGTTCATCAAGGACCTGAAGCAGAAGGGCGGCAAGGTGACCGGCCTGCTCGAAGCGTTCGACGCGTCCTACTCGTTCATCGACAACGACGGCGCGCTGTTCTATTTCGTCACGGACAAGGATGCGCCGAAGTCGCGCATTGCGGCCATCGACGTGCGTACGGGGCAGTGGACGGACATCGTCCCGGAAGGCAAGCAAACGCTGAAGGGCGCCAACATCGTCAACGGCCAGCTGGTGGCGGAATACCTCGCCGACGCCTACAGCGCCGTCAAGGTATTCGACCTGCAGGGCAAGCCGCTGCACGACGTGGCGCTGCCGGGCATCGGTTCGGCCGGCGGCTTTGCCGGCAAGCGGGAGGATACGGAAACCTTCTATGCGTACACGAGCTTCACCACGCCGTCGACGATCTACCGCTACGACCTGAAGTCGGGCAAGAGCATCGTGTACCGCCAGCCCAAGGTGGACTTCGATCCCGATGCGTATGAAACGCGCCAGGAATTCTTCACCAGCAAGGATGGCACGCGCGTGCCAATGTTCATCGTGGCGAAGAAGGGCCTCAAGCGCGACGGTAGCAACCCCACCTACCTGTATGGTTATGGCGGCTTCAATGTCCCGTTGACGCCGGCGTTCTCGGTGGCGAACCTGGCGTGGGTCGAGATGGGGGGCGTCTACGTGATGGCCAACCTGCGCGGCGGCGGCGAATACGGCGAGCAATGGCACCAGGCCGGCACGAAGCTGCGCAAACAGAACGTGTTCGACGATTTCATCGGCGCCGCCGAGTGGCTCGTTGCCAACAAGATCACGTCGCCGGCAAAGCTGGCCATCGGTGGCGGCAGCAATGGCGGCCTGCTGGTCGGCGCAGCAATGACGCAGCGGCCCGACCTGTTCGGTGCGGCGCTGCCGGCCGTGGGGGTGATGGACATGCTGCGCTTCCACAAGTTCACGATCGGCTGGGCGTGGACGTCCGATTACGGCTCGTCCGACAACCCGGAAGAGTTCAAGGCCCTGGTCAAGTACTCGCCGCTGCATAACCTGAAGGCGGGAACGTGCTACCCGGCCACGATGGTCACCACGGCCGATCACGATGACCGCGTTGTCCCGGCGCACAGCTTCAAGTTCGCCGCCGCGGCGCAGGCCGCCCAGGGCGGTCCCGCACCCATGCTCATTCGCATCGAAACCAAGGCGGGCCATGGTGCCGGCAAGCCGACATCGAAGCAGATCGAGGAAGTGGCCGACCGCTGGGGCTTCCTGTCACGCACCCTCGGCATGAAGGCGGCGCCTGCCACGGCAGCCACCGCAGCGGCTGCGCAAGGCACGACCCGGTAA
- a CDS encoding DUF4214 domain-containing protein — protein sequence MSLATGNNAIDALVYGSWNSTAQTPVTLTYGFLTRAPAGASADDRNGFQPMSTAQQAAVREAMGIWASVADITFVEVAADSGNLRFGTNEQDGSSGYAYLPKAGVSMLSMYLDHTSAYNSIFTPGTYGPWVVLHEIGHLLGLKHPGDYDSAGNGVAGPFLPRATDNNDYTQMSYNDPSSYAINRSYATTAMLYDIQAIQYLYGANMRHRAGDDSYVASNATAPLCIWDAGGTDTVDFAACTGPSVINLNAGAFSETARGLNNVSIAYNVTIENAIGGAGGTTFYANSAGNHLAGGIGVDTFHQGAGSDTIAGGAGQDTVVFANDYAAYRVLREGDTLTVTGEGADILSGIEYLRFADRTLGIDAFGAGVTDGNDIIIAPSGSARIDGGGGRDMVIFAGARAGYQVQADGDGYTVTGTASGTVDVVVDVERVQFADASVALDVDGAPGQLYRLYEAAFGRAPDQAGLGFWLAGADNGLALGNVAQAFAQSPEFGALYGTLDNAGFLTRLYINVLDREYDAAGYAYWLEVLDRGAARGDVLTGFSESAEFRATLVGAISDGIDYLPYA from the coding sequence ATGAGCCTTGCCACCGGCAACAACGCCATCGATGCCCTTGTCTACGGCAGCTGGAACAGTACAGCGCAAACTCCTGTCACGCTGACCTATGGCTTTCTGACGCGTGCGCCAGCGGGCGCCAGCGCCGACGACCGCAACGGCTTCCAGCCGATGTCGACGGCGCAGCAGGCCGCCGTGCGCGAGGCCATGGGGATATGGGCGTCGGTTGCCGACATCACCTTCGTCGAAGTGGCTGCCGATTCGGGCAACCTCCGTTTCGGCACGAATGAACAGGATGGCAGCAGTGGCTACGCCTACCTGCCGAAAGCGGGCGTGAGCATGCTGAGCATGTATCTGGATCACACCTCCGCCTACAACAGCATCTTCACGCCGGGCACCTACGGCCCATGGGTGGTGCTGCACGAAATCGGCCACTTGCTGGGTCTCAAGCATCCGGGCGACTACGACTCCGCCGGCAATGGGGTCGCGGGGCCGTTCCTGCCGCGCGCAACCGACAACAACGACTACACGCAGATGTCGTACAACGACCCGAGCAGCTATGCCATCAACCGCAGCTACGCGACCACGGCCATGCTGTACGACATCCAGGCCATCCAGTACTTGTACGGCGCGAACATGCGCCACCGTGCCGGCGACGACAGCTACGTGGCCAGCAACGCCACGGCGCCACTGTGCATCTGGGATGCGGGCGGCACCGATACGGTGGATTTCGCCGCCTGTACCGGTCCCTCCGTCATCAACCTCAATGCCGGTGCGTTCAGCGAAACGGCACGCGGCTTGAACAATGTCTCGATCGCCTACAACGTCACGATCGAGAACGCGATCGGCGGCGCGGGCGGTACGACGTTTTACGCAAACAGCGCCGGCAACCACCTGGCGGGTGGCATCGGCGTCGACACGTTCCACCAGGGCGCCGGCAGCGACACGATCGCCGGCGGAGCAGGGCAGGACACGGTCGTCTTCGCGAACGACTATGCGGCCTACCGCGTCTTGCGCGAGGGCGATACGCTGACCGTCACCGGCGAAGGCGCGGATATCCTGTCCGGCATCGAGTATCTGCGCTTCGCCGACCGCACGCTGGGCATCGATGCGTTCGGTGCCGGCGTCACCGATGGCAACGACATCATCATCGCACCGTCGGGCAGCGCCCGCATCGATGGCGGGGGCGGACGCGACATGGTGATTTTTGCCGGCGCGCGTGCCGGATACCAGGTACAGGCCGATGGCGACGGCTACACGGTTACCGGCACGGCTTCGGGAACCGTCGACGTTGTCGTCGACGTGGAGCGCGTGCAGTTTGCCGATGCTTCGGTGGCGCTGGATGTCGATGGCGCGCCGGGCCAGCTGTACCGCCTGTATGAAGCGGCGTTTGGCCGCGCCCCCGACCAGGCTGGGCTGGGATTTTGGCTGGCGGGCGCCGACAACGGCCTGGCGCTCGGCAATGTGGCCCAGGCATTTGCACAGAGCCCCGAATTCGGCGCGCTGTATGGCACGCTCGACAATGCCGGCTTCCTGACGCGACTGTATATAAACGTGCTCGACCGTGAATATGACGCGGCCGGGTATGCCTATTGGCTCGAGGTACTGGACCGTGGTGCGGCACGCGGCGACGTGCTCACCGGGTTCTCGGAATCGGCCGAGTTCCGGGCAACGCTGGTCGGTGCGATAAGCGACGGCATCGACTACCTTCCCTACGCCTGA
- a CDS encoding recombinase family protein translates to MNSSVNGSSADAMPVAAYARMSTETQDHSIQHQLDAINQYTQARAMTVMRTFVDEGRTGLTLQQRPGLQALLTAATAQPCLFRAIVVYDISRWGRFQDVDESAFYEYLCRRAGVTVLYCAEPFSDDGSPMQALVKSVKRIMAAEYSRELSAKVWQAQCRFSRMGFKQGGLPGFGLCRVPVTANGTHRSSLRDGERKPAVTDRVALAPTTEADIRLVRRIYAMYLKQSMGDSAIAARLRAEGRVNHLGKPWDAATVRRILTSEKYCGELVFNRTTRRLRTPVAANPASAWVRCDSALMPMVSRATFDAAMSARAQRSSGPDRESILNGMRAIVRQYGTINVRLCRAAGLPGKTTVQAMFGGYIQAYAAAGLPDQRTQSGCLGVRSARALILALRDQAHACAERAGAAVSCCRAWNVLILNDRLRVRLSVASCRCYPDTQLRWRIPAQEGEPADFVLCGMLDGANQRLGRYVLLPLAQCARGSLFLAEKAMAHWPVQHFTSLNAVFGLAPDNS, encoded by the coding sequence ATGAACTCATCTGTCAACGGTTCGTCCGCCGATGCCATGCCGGTTGCGGCCTATGCGCGCATGTCGACCGAAACCCAAGACCATTCCATCCAGCATCAACTCGACGCGATCAATCAGTACACGCAGGCGCGCGCCATGACGGTAATGCGTACGTTTGTGGACGAAGGCCGTACTGGCCTGACATTGCAACAGCGCCCTGGCCTGCAGGCGTTGCTCACGGCGGCGACCGCGCAGCCATGCCTGTTTCGTGCGATCGTGGTTTACGACATCAGTCGCTGGGGGCGCTTCCAGGATGTCGACGAAAGTGCGTTTTACGAGTACCTGTGTCGGCGTGCCGGTGTCACGGTCTTGTATTGCGCGGAGCCCTTTAGCGATGACGGCTCGCCGATGCAGGCCCTGGTTAAGAGCGTGAAACGCATCATGGCCGCCGAATACAGCCGGGAACTATCTGCCAAGGTGTGGCAGGCGCAATGCCGCTTTTCGCGTATGGGATTTAAGCAGGGCGGTCTGCCGGGTTTCGGCTTGTGCCGCGTGCCGGTAACGGCCAACGGCACGCACCGCTCGTCGCTGCGGGACGGCGAACGCAAGCCGGCGGTGACCGACCGGGTCGCGTTGGCGCCGACCACTGAGGCCGATATACGCTTGGTACGTCGAATCTATGCGATGTACTTGAAGCAGAGCATGGGCGACAGTGCGATCGCCGCGCGCCTTCGCGCCGAAGGCCGCGTCAATCATCTGGGCAAGCCGTGGGACGCGGCGACCGTGCGGCGTATCCTTACCAGCGAAAAGTACTGTGGTGAACTCGTGTTCAACCGCACGACGCGCAGGCTGCGCACACCGGTCGCCGCTAACCCAGCCAGTGCGTGGGTGCGTTGCGACAGCGCGCTCATGCCCATGGTCAGCCGTGCCACCTTCGATGCGGCGATGTCGGCACGCGCGCAGCGTTCGTCGGGTCCGGACCGGGAGTCCATCCTCAATGGAATGCGCGCCATCGTTCGGCAGTATGGAACGATCAATGTACGGTTGTGCCGCGCCGCCGGTTTGCCAGGGAAGACCACTGTGCAGGCTATGTTCGGCGGCTACATCCAGGCATATGCAGCCGCGGGGCTGCCTGACCAGCGCACGCAGTCTGGTTGCCTGGGCGTACGCTCTGCGCGCGCACTCATTTTGGCCTTACGCGACCAGGCACATGCCTGCGCAGAGCGCGCCGGTGCTGCGGTGTCGTGTTGCCGTGCCTGGAACGTACTGATACTCAATGATCGCTTGCGCGTTAGGCTGTCGGTGGCATCGTGCCGATGCTATCCCGATACGCAGCTTCGCTGGCGCATACCGGCGCAGGAAGGCGAACCTGCTGATTTCGTCCTGTGCGGCATGCTCGATGGGGCGAACCAGCGTCTCGGTCGCTACGTCTTGCTGCCGCTTGCGCAGTGTGCCCGCGGCAGTCTCTTTCTTGCGGAGAAGGCCATGGCCCATTGGCCCGTCCAGCATTTCACGTCTTTGAACGCGGTCTTTGGCCTAGCACCCGATAACTCATAA
- a CDS encoding helix-turn-helix transcriptional regulator encodes MLETRKFLRLPAVIEATGWSRATIWRKVKSGVLPAPIPIGPRSVVWDAAEIAQWQQRCIDISRGAG; translated from the coding sequence ATGCTCGAGACCCGGAAATTCCTGCGCTTGCCCGCAGTGATCGAGGCCACCGGATGGTCTCGCGCCACAATATGGCGCAAAGTGAAGTCGGGTGTATTGCCGGCGCCGATTCCAATCGGCCCCCGATCTGTTGTTTGGGACGCAGCGGAAATCGCACAATGGCAACAGCGTTGTATTGATATCAGCCGTGGCGCTGGCTGA
- a CDS encoding DUF7146 domain-containing protein yields the protein MTPEQEEFERRFQAARASAFGRWTPLLRTLGVDEKVLNRRNQPCPLAGCGGTDRFQYTDKFGDGNYVCRACGAGGGFKLLMGYFGWNAGTALHRIEQSLGLLPAPLQTPGPVKDARRLLHRILSDSRPITAGDEVDRYLRFRGVGMDGYPDTLRMHPALGYYELDPSSGKPKLVRHYPAMVAVVQDQGGQVVSLLRTYLQDGRKALGAESKKLLCGGVNGAAIRLGEPAGELSVCEGVETGLAIQKRTGHPVWVGICASNLERIWIPDQVTRLRIYGDNDADAMFDGQAAAYGLARRYMKCCRHGEGRQAEVFIPRRAGADWANVSERHATHEELAA from the coding sequence ATGACACCCGAACAGGAAGAATTCGAACGGCGGTTCCAGGCCGCGCGCGCCAGTGCCTTCGGGCGCTGGACGCCGTTGCTGCGGACGCTTGGCGTGGACGAGAAAGTGCTGAACCGGCGCAACCAGCCATGCCCGCTCGCGGGTTGTGGCGGTACCGACCGGTTCCAATACACCGACAAGTTTGGCGACGGCAATTACGTGTGCCGCGCCTGTGGCGCCGGCGGCGGTTTCAAGCTGCTGATGGGCTACTTCGGTTGGAACGCCGGGACGGCATTGCACCGCATCGAGCAGAGTCTTGGGCTGCTGCCGGCGCCATTGCAAACGCCCGGGCCGGTCAAGGATGCCAGAAGGCTACTGCATCGCATCCTGTCCGACTCACGCCCGATCACGGCAGGTGACGAGGTTGACCGCTATTTGCGGTTTCGTGGCGTGGGCATGGACGGTTATCCGGACACGCTGCGCATGCATCCGGCCCTTGGCTACTACGAGCTCGATCCATCCAGCGGCAAGCCGAAGCTCGTACGTCATTACCCGGCAATGGTGGCAGTCGTGCAGGACCAGGGTGGGCAAGTGGTTTCACTGCTGCGCACCTACCTGCAGGACGGTCGCAAGGCGTTGGGGGCGGAGTCCAAGAAGCTGTTGTGCGGTGGCGTGAATGGCGCTGCCATCCGATTGGGCGAGCCGGCTGGCGAGCTGTCCGTTTGCGAGGGCGTCGAGACCGGCCTGGCGATCCAGAAGCGCACGGGACATCCCGTGTGGGTGGGCATTTGCGCGAGCAATCTGGAACGCATCTGGATTCCGGACCAGGTCACGCGGCTGCGCATCTACGGTGACAACGATGCCGACGCCATGTTCGACGGCCAGGCCGCTGCATATGGCTTGGCAAGGCGCTACATGAAGTGCTGTCGCCATGGGGAAGGCCGTCAGGCCGAAGTGTTTATCCCCCGTCGTGCCGGTGCCGATTGGGCGAACGTGTCCGAGCGTCACGCCACGCACGAAGAGCTGGCCGCGTAG